From the Colias croceus chromosome 20, ilColCroc2.1 genome, the window tacctactacagaacaacgtctgtggataactgaaaaattgagattaattttttttctacgtatttttccaggataaaaagtatcctattttacgcccaggataataaggtataattataccaagtttcatcgaaatcgaaccggtagttttcacgtgatgtcttcacatacagacagacagacagacagacagacagacaaaaaattttttaatcacatatttgggtttggtatcgatccagtaacaccccctgctagttattttttcaatattttcaatgtacagaattgacccttctacagatttattatatgtatagataagtaAGTGCGTTATGCCGATGtgacaatttttaatacaatttcacCACAAGTTGACCGGGGCTAGCCCTgggtacaatgtacatattattactcGTAGGTTCTTTTGTTGAGGCTAAAAAGCCAATTTAGTAATTATGATactaagtataattattttcagcaCGAACTAAAGTCGACGCTCTTACCTAAAATACTTTGCTGAGGTGCCCATTTCaccaaataaacattttctgGTACATTTTGCATTTCACCTTCAAATTTCCAAATCACAGTTTCTCGTAGTTTCGAAAACATGAGCAAAAGTGAGTTTTTCATGTGATCACTCATATTTTCACTTGCTGTATGTGAACCCATACTAAAGTAGATGGCACCATGTTTAGCTGTGTCCATTAAATGTTGGAGGTCctgtaagaataaaataattatttaaaataacctcttggatatttatttcttaggtaatattacaaatattaaaattgctcatgaatatttattattagtgtTAAGTATTATCTTATGGTTATGGGTGAAGGCTGCttaatatttcagaaaaagGATTAAATTACGTTTGACCTACTGCTCTCAACAGAATGCTTACAAgaaagtcagtcagtcagagTTAGTTTTTCCCCGATTTTCACATTCCGAATgtttaataggtacctaattaagttttttgtaAACTACTTCTCGTAGGTAACGTAAAGGTAACgtaaaaagtgaagtcccatgtctcttaatggggtaaggggcagatgcattacaCATattctgtttcactgatcgattttctttagggacaagacgatttttttttcttcgtctccaccgggaatcaaACCCAAGACCCCTCGGtgttacgctcacgcgtcatccactgtaccaaggaggcggtcgaAAGGTAACGTAGGTCATTGTTTATTAAGtcattattacaaatataatatacgaaataaaaatttactatttacctTTGGCAATGGCTTCACATTTGCATGTATATGGAATCCAGCTACATATTTGGCATTCTGAGGCAGTCTGTATGCTTGGCCAATAGATGGATGGGAGTTTATTAGTAGCAAGGATCCATTGTAAATTGCCTCTTCATAAGGAGGCAAAACTACTCCTCGTCTTTGTGCTATTTTCCTTAATGATGAATCGTAAATTCTTCTTTCCGCTGGTGtgataaaatatctataattataagagaaatttagtttttctttattttttttaactacggGATGTTCTAAATATCTTcagttttttgtttctttctgAGATAGGCAAAAGTTACAGAACACagattaaattaatcaatttcTGATTGAATTTTATAACACCTACCAACTTATGCTTATACGAGGACCTTAACTCAATAATTAAGATGCTCGAATTAGAGGGATAGCTCCTGAATTTcaacaatttcattttaaaaagtgTCTTGTTCTTGAAGCTAACAAGAACCTCATTACCTGAATTCAATAGACCGTTTCACAAGAGCCCACAATTCTTCAAATCTCTGCCACGTGGTGAAAGGTGGAATGTTTATAGAGAATATATCAGCACTGAACGCTGGGTTGGATATCTCGTCAACCACGTCCAGGACTTGCCAATGCGCCTGCGTTGTTACTAACCATATTAGAGGACATTTGAATAGTGGTGCGATCCTGTAAGTTCCAGAAAAGATACCTGTATCAATaataactttgttttattactgAAAAAAGCAGCCTTTTGACTTATAGTGCCAACTAACTGACGTATAATGCCGTAAGATCTTAACAGAGAGTTAGACGTTCGCTTTTACAATCATAAACCTAGGTTTTATAAAAGTCTAGACTTGAAGCTGTGCACCCCTGCTTCGTCTGTAGTACACAGTCGAAGATTGGTCGTACCAACTTAGAAACCTTCATGGGCTCATGCACAACACTTTGCTCATCATTACATGATTAAATGTTCACGATTCTATAAAGTACATACACTTACAGACATTATTTGTATCACTATAAAGATGACTATTTGttccatttttaataagtacatagaTTTCTTAGTAGTAGCTACGTAAAGTTACGTCAACTCCTTACCCAGCAACAAAATGAGAAAAAAGCCATTCTACAATAACTGCGTCAAATTTCTGTTCAGGATCGTTGAAGAACTGTCTGATTTCTGGATCTTCAAACATTTGCTTGTGCATCTCGTGAACTACAGTTATAAAGAATAAAGGAGCAGCTCCCTTGTTCGCTATGTTTGTGATGTTTAGAGCATCCGCTAAAATATACATTCATATTAATTGAAAcattttggatattaattttttttttaatgtttattaatttcactaacttaaattttttctCTGTTTTGCTCGTGGATCGTGGGTTTGCTGGCTTTCAAATCATATATCTAAACAATTCTCGAATGCACCCGGATTGCCTCAAACAATTCCATCAAAATAGGTTCAGCTGTTTCGGAGGAGCGAAGTGTCgtatacacaaaaataataaaataaatcttttgcAAATAATTGAATCTGTCAATTGAATAACATAGCTTTGTTGTAGTAGtgttcaattaaaaaatataagacgATACATACGTGTACGATACTGTTTCATTATCCTCATAGAGATGTCGAGAACATCGATTTCTTGCAATTTTggtacaatttttttcttcgGATGTGAAGTTATGTGAACAacctgtaatatttatttacaactagcttaccgcccgcggcttcgcccgctttatctaaaacctaatctactaatattataaagccgaagagtttgtttgtttgaacgcgctaatctcgggaattactgatccgatttgaaaatttctttcggtgttagatagttcatttattgaggaaggtcATAGagtatatatcatctcgctacgaccaacaggtgtggagccacgggggtgaaaccgcgcggagcagctagtaaattatatactaaaaccttcctcttgaatcaataatccgttgcgtagttttaaagatttaagcatacaaagggacatagggaaatagggacagagaaagcgactttgttttatactatgtagtgagtAAGATTGCGGAATAGATTTATAATGTAGAGTCAATTAATATAATCGATCTGTTATAGTTATTTAACAAATGACTTTAGTGCATACTttgcctattttttttaggtcTTGTCTTGTTTAACTATCATCTGTTTCTACTAAACTAATCATTTTAGCTTCTTAGCCCGTTAtgagcttaaaaataaaagtcaaatccatacttatattataaatgcgaaagtaactctgtctgtctgtctgttactaaGCACGCTTTAAcgactgaaccaatttgcatgaaatttggtaaagagatattttgatacccgagtaacgacataggataggtttaatcccggaaatcccacgggaacgggaactatgcgggtttttatttgactGCGCGGTCGATGCCGTGGGTGGAAACCTAGTAATCTATACTTTACGATTTATTGAATTACTTACCTCATGCCCAGCGTCCAGTAGATGGTCAACTACAGCATGTCCTAAAATGCTATGACTCTTTGTGTAAACAGGCACAAATACAAGAAATCGTAACGCATCATTCAGTGGTACAGTTACGCAGAAAAGAAGTAGGAATAAAAGTGGTTTAATGGCCATCTGTaagaaattattgatttataatcgttaattattaaattttatcaattataattaaagtgttagtaagtagtaattaaatgcgattttaagttattttgttACAGTTTTGTAAGAGCAGTTATCAGAAAATCGAAAATTTACACAATACACACCTAAACatctgaaccgatttggatgaaatttgatgaAGTGTAGCTTGAGATCggaaaaaggacataggatagttcTTAACCCGATAATACCACGGGATCGTCAATAATGCCCTTGACttcgcgggtga encodes:
- the LOC123700715 gene encoding UDP-glucosyltransferase 2-like, giving the protein MAIKPLLFLLLFCVTVPLNDALRFLVFVPVYTKSHSILGHAVVDHLLDAGHEVVHITSHPKKKIVPKLQEIDVLDISMRIMKQYRTPDALNITNIANKGAAPLFFITVVHEMHKQMFEDPEIRQFFNDPEQKFDAVIVEWLFSHFVAGIAPLFKCPLIWLVTTQAHWQVLDVVDEISNPAFSADIFSINIPPFTTWQRFEELWALVKRSIEFRYFITPAERRIYDSSLRKIAQRRGVVLPPYEEAIYNGSLLLINSHPSIGQAYRLPQNAKYVAGFHIHANVKPLPKDLQHLMDTAKHGAIYFSMGSHTASENMSDHMKNSLLLMFSKLRETVIWKFEGEMQNVPENVYLVKWAPQQSILAHPNLKLFITHGGQLSTTEAIHFGVPVIGIPTMGDQHINMRTVVQKGFGITVNLAENMAADLYKAIKEVSANPIYKRKADELSRIYHDRPLSPKSELLFWIEHVVKTKGALHLRSPALQIPMYKKMYIDLIVFQLIVMYLLFKIARSIVCKQNKVTRKKVKKN